A single Paratractidigestivibacter faecalis DNA region contains:
- a CDS encoding phosphoribosylformylglycinamidine synthase — MVSRVYVEKKPGFDGEAKSLERELRSLLGVSALTNLRVINRYDVEGASEELFASCVPTVFSEPQTDDAWAQMPEVAPGSQVFAVEFLPGQFDQRADSASECIQLISQGERPTVRSAKVYVLEGDLTPADVDAIKHYVINPVEAREASLEERKTLLQDYPTPEPVEQLEGFLDLTDEELAQFIADRGLAMDLADIKFCQSYFASEKRVPTITEIRVIDTYWSDHCRHTTFGTALEHVQIDDKVVAAAFDRYLEMRHELGRDSKPVCLMDMGTIGAKYLKAKGVLKNLDESEEINACTVKVKVDVDGTDEDWLFLFKNETHNHPTEIEPFGGAATCIGGAIRDPLSGRSYVYQAMRVTGAADPTVPVSQTLEGKLPQRKLVTTAAAGYSSYGNQIGLATGQVSELYHPGYVAKRMEIGAVVGATPASHVRRECPAPGDKIVLLGGRTGRDGIGGATGSSKAHNVESLEKDGAEVQKGNAPVERKLQRLFRREDACRLIKRCNDFGAGGVSVAVGELADGLFVDLNAVPKKYEGLDGTELAISESQERMAVALAPEDVEEFMSYAREENLEATVIATVTEEPRLKMVWDGATIVDVSREFLASNGAPKSTSVHVGKPETYSHTWAGSTLAEKLRSLVTDLNVASNKGLSERFDSTIGAATVLMPFGGKTQLTPAMAMAAKLPVDGETTTCSGMAWGFNPYLMSANQFTGAYLSVVESVSRLVAAGFEHRDFYLTFQEYFEKLGSNPNRWGKPAAAVLGALMAQVDLGIGSIGGKDSMSGSFEDLDVPPTLVSFATGLGKVARVTSPELKGAGHKVVAVVPEYEADGITPKAESLLAAFDAVEALVGSGSALAVSTPGYGCAAEALFKMCVGNQLGLDVAPTYDADSLFCPAYGSFVVELADEAELPQAADGVTVALLGVTTKAYELVAAGQTVDLAELQEAWEGAIESVFPYRAEGEKVRKVSFDVAKQGTSRPVPAIHVARPRVVIPVFPGTNCEYDTARAFERAGAVASTLVINNLTPEAVAESTHELVRRIHESQIVMLPGGFSGGDEPDGSAKFITAFFRAPEVTEAVRDLLQARDGLMLGICNGFQALIKLGLVPYGDIRPMDETCPTLTFNTIGRHQSRLVRTRVASNLSPWLSKCSVDDVHTIAISHGEGRFVASPELVERLAAAGQIATQYVDENGEPGMSLDVNPNGSVLAVEGITSPDGRVLGKMGHTERSGEGLYKNVPGNKYQPLIEGGVSYFTD; from the coding sequence ATGGTCTCTCGTGTCTACGTTGAGAAGAAGCCCGGATTTGACGGTGAGGCTAAGTCCCTGGAGCGCGAGCTGCGCAGCCTGCTGGGCGTGAGCGCCCTCACCAACCTGCGCGTCATCAACCGCTACGACGTGGAGGGCGCGAGCGAAGAGCTCTTTGCCAGCTGCGTGCCCACCGTGTTCTCCGAGCCTCAGACCGACGACGCCTGGGCGCAGATGCCCGAGGTGGCGCCTGGCTCCCAGGTCTTTGCCGTGGAGTTCCTGCCCGGCCAGTTTGACCAGCGCGCGGACTCCGCCAGCGAGTGCATCCAGCTCATCAGCCAGGGCGAGCGCCCCACCGTGCGCTCCGCCAAGGTCTACGTGCTTGAGGGAGACCTCACGCCCGCGGACGTGGACGCCATCAAGCACTACGTGATCAACCCGGTGGAGGCCCGCGAGGCCTCCCTCGAGGAGCGCAAGACCCTGCTCCAGGACTACCCCACCCCCGAGCCCGTGGAGCAGCTCGAGGGCTTCCTTGACCTCACGGACGAGGAGCTGGCCCAGTTCATAGCTGACCGCGGCCTGGCCATGGACCTGGCCGACATCAAGTTCTGCCAGAGCTACTTTGCCAGCGAGAAGCGCGTCCCCACCATCACCGAGATCCGCGTCATCGACACCTACTGGTCGGACCACTGCCGCCACACCACCTTCGGCACCGCCCTGGAGCACGTGCAGATCGACGACAAGGTGGTCGCGGCCGCGTTTGACCGCTACCTCGAGATGCGCCACGAGCTGGGCCGCGACAGTAAGCCCGTCTGCCTTATGGACATGGGCACCATCGGCGCCAAGTACCTCAAGGCCAAGGGCGTCCTCAAGAACCTGGACGAGTCCGAGGAGATCAACGCCTGCACCGTGAAGGTCAAGGTGGACGTCGACGGCACCGACGAGGACTGGCTCTTCCTCTTCAAGAACGAGACCCACAACCACCCGACCGAGATCGAGCCCTTTGGCGGCGCGGCCACCTGCATCGGTGGCGCCATCCGAGACCCGCTCTCTGGCCGCAGCTACGTCTACCAGGCCATGCGCGTCACCGGCGCGGCCGACCCCACTGTCCCCGTCAGCCAGACGCTCGAGGGCAAGCTGCCCCAGCGCAAGCTCGTGACCACGGCCGCCGCCGGCTACTCCAGCTACGGCAACCAGATCGGCCTGGCCACCGGCCAGGTGAGCGAGCTCTACCACCCCGGCTACGTGGCCAAGCGCATGGAGATCGGCGCCGTCGTGGGCGCCACGCCGGCCTCCCACGTCCGCCGCGAGTGCCCGGCCCCCGGCGACAAGATCGTGCTCCTGGGCGGCCGCACCGGCCGTGACGGCATTGGCGGCGCCACCGGCTCCTCCAAGGCCCACAACGTCGAGTCCCTGGAGAAGGACGGCGCCGAGGTGCAGAAGGGCAACGCCCCCGTGGAGCGCAAGCTCCAGCGCCTCTTCCGCCGCGAGGACGCCTGCCGCCTCATCAAGCGCTGCAACGACTTTGGCGCCGGCGGCGTCTCCGTCGCCGTGGGCGAGCTGGCCGACGGCCTCTTTGTGGACCTCAACGCCGTGCCCAAGAAGTACGAGGGCCTGGATGGCACCGAGCTCGCCATCTCCGAGTCCCAGGAGCGCATGGCCGTGGCCCTGGCGCCCGAGGACGTGGAGGAGTTCATGTCCTACGCCCGCGAGGAGAACCTCGAGGCCACGGTCATAGCCACCGTCACCGAGGAGCCGCGCCTCAAGATGGTCTGGGACGGCGCCACCATCGTGGACGTCAGCCGAGAGTTCCTGGCCTCCAACGGCGCCCCCAAGTCCACCTCCGTCCACGTGGGCAAGCCCGAGACCTACTCCCACACCTGGGCCGGCTCCACGCTTGCCGAGAAGCTCCGCTCCCTCGTGACCGATCTCAACGTGGCCTCCAACAAGGGCCTCTCCGAGCGCTTTGACTCCACCATCGGCGCTGCCACGGTGCTCATGCCCTTCGGTGGAAAGACCCAGCTCACGCCTGCCATGGCCATGGCCGCCAAGCTGCCGGTGGACGGCGAGACCACCACGTGCTCCGGCATGGCCTGGGGCTTCAACCCCTACCTCATGAGCGCCAACCAGTTCACGGGCGCCTATCTCTCCGTCGTTGAGTCCGTGAGCCGCCTGGTTGCCGCCGGCTTCGAGCACCGCGACTTCTACCTCACCTTCCAGGAGTACTTCGAGAAGCTCGGCTCCAACCCCAACCGCTGGGGCAAGCCCGCCGCTGCCGTGCTGGGCGCCCTGATGGCCCAGGTCGACCTCGGCATTGGCTCCATCGGCGGCAAGGACTCCATGTCCGGCTCCTTCGAGGACCTGGACGTGCCGCCCACGCTGGTCTCCTTTGCGACCGGCCTGGGCAAGGTCGCCCGCGTAACCTCCCCGGAGCTCAAGGGCGCCGGCCACAAGGTGGTGGCCGTGGTCCCCGAGTACGAGGCCGACGGCATCACGCCCAAGGCGGAGTCCCTTCTCGCCGCGTTTGACGCCGTGGAGGCCCTGGTGGGCTCCGGCTCCGCGCTGGCCGTCTCTACCCCGGGCTACGGCTGCGCGGCCGAGGCCCTGTTCAAGATGTGCGTGGGCAACCAGCTGGGCCTGGACGTGGCGCCCACCTACGACGCGGACTCGCTCTTCTGCCCGGCTTACGGCAGCTTCGTCGTGGAGCTTGCCGACGAGGCCGAGCTGCCGCAGGCGGCGGACGGCGTCACGGTGGCGCTCCTTGGCGTGACCACCAAGGCCTACGAGCTCGTTGCCGCCGGCCAGACCGTTGACCTGGCCGAGCTGCAGGAGGCCTGGGAGGGCGCCATCGAGTCCGTCTTTCCGTACCGCGCGGAGGGCGAGAAGGTCAGGAAGGTCAGCTTTGACGTTGCCAAGCAGGGCACTTCTCGCCCGGTGCCGGCCATCCACGTAGCAAGGCCGCGCGTGGTGATTCCGGTCTTCCCGGGCACCAACTGCGAGTACGACACCGCCCGCGCCTTCGAGCGCGCCGGCGCCGTTGCCTCCACGCTGGTCATCAACAACCTCACGCCCGAGGCCGTGGCCGAGAGCACCCACGAGCTGGTGCGCCGCATCCACGAGAGCCAGATCGTCATGCTGCCGGGCGGCTTCTCTGGCGGAGACGAGCCCGACGGCTCGGCCAAGTTCATCACCGCGTTCTTCCGCGCGCCCGAGGTCACCGAGGCCGTTCGTGACCTGCTGCAAGCCCGCGACGGCCTCATGCTGGGCATCTGCAACGGCTTCCAGGCGCTCATCAAGCTCGGCCTGGTGCCCTACGGAGACATCCGCCCCATGGACGAGACCTGCCCCACGCTGACCTTCAACACCATCGGCCGTCACCAGAGCCGCCTGGTGCGCACGCGCGTGGCGTCCAATCTGAGTCCGTGGCTCTCCAAGTGCAGCGTCGACGACGTGCACACCATTGCCATCAGCCACGGTGAGGGCCGCTTTGTGGCGTCCCCGGAGCTGGTGGAGCGCCTTGCGGCCGCCGGCCAGATTGCCACACAGTACGTCGACGAGAACGGCGAGCCTGGCATGAGCCTGGACGTCAACCCCAACGGGTCCGTCCTGGCCGTCGAGGGCATCACCTCTCCCGACGGTCGCGTCCTGGGCAAGATGGGCCACACCGAGCGCAGCGGCGAGGGCCTGTACAAGAACGTGCCAGGCAACAAGTACCAGCCGCTGATCGAGGGCGGAGTGAGTTACTTCACGGACTAG
- a CDS encoding DMT family transporter, with protein MSNQGQKNASIFSATPGLLAACLGACFLWGSAFPCIKIGYGLFGIGASDVASIIAFAGVRFLISGTMVTLAMSVARRRPYVPARADWPCAAKLSVFQTSLQYLLFYVGLSRCAGVTSSVIEASNTFFIVLLAVYAFRTERMTARKAVGCVVGFAGVLLVNLGGSAAGGMSFSLGGEGLVFLSTISAAVSSNLSKRYSREHDPVLISGWQFVIGGATLLALGLAMGGRVAPADAANPLPALVLLAYMGFISAAAYSLWSMALAANPVSRVAVFGFMNPVFGAVLSALLLGETSVVSPVLAVVALALVSTGIIVVNRGEK; from the coding sequence GTGAGCAACCAGGGACAAAAGAACGCAAGCATCTTCTCTGCCACGCCGGGGCTTCTGGCCGCGTGCCTGGGGGCCTGCTTTCTGTGGGGCTCGGCGTTTCCGTGCATCAAGATAGGCTACGGGCTCTTTGGCATCGGAGCCTCTGACGTGGCGTCCATCATTGCGTTTGCCGGCGTGCGCTTCCTCATCTCGGGCACCATGGTCACACTGGCCATGAGCGTGGCACGCCGCCGCCCCTACGTTCCGGCGCGGGCGGACTGGCCCTGCGCGGCAAAGCTCTCCGTCTTCCAGACCAGTCTGCAATACCTGCTGTTCTACGTGGGCCTTTCTCGGTGTGCGGGCGTGACCAGCTCCGTCATTGAGGCCAGCAACACGTTCTTCATCGTGCTTCTGGCCGTCTACGCCTTCCGCACGGAGCGCATGACCGCGCGCAAGGCGGTGGGCTGCGTCGTTGGCTTTGCGGGCGTGCTGCTGGTCAACCTTGGCGGCAGCGCCGCGGGCGGCATGAGCTTCTCGCTTGGGGGCGAGGGCCTGGTGTTTCTCTCCACCATCTCCGCGGCCGTGTCCAGCAACCTCTCAAAGCGCTACTCCCGCGAGCACGACCCGGTGCTCATATCTGGCTGGCAGTTTGTGATCGGCGGCGCGACGCTGCTGGCCCTGGGCCTTGCCATGGGCGGCCGCGTGGCGCCCGCGGACGCCGCCAACCCGTTGCCCGCCCTGGTCCTGCTGGCCTACATGGGCTTCATCTCCGCGGCCGCGTACTCGCTGTGGTCCATGGCGCTAGCCGCAAACCCGGTCTCGCGCGTGGCGGTCTTTGGCTTCATGAACCCGGTCTTTGGCGCCGTGCTCTCCGCCCTGCTCCTGGGCGAGACGAGCGTGGTCAGCCCAGTCCTTGCCGTCGTCGCTCTCGCCCTGGTCAGCACCGGTATCATCGTCGTCAACCGTGGGGAAAAATGA
- a CDS encoding TetR/AcrR family transcriptional regulator, translating to MNPAIIKAKTAKPLDRRARRTRQAIKESFAALAANRPFPDLTVKEVMERAGVNRATFYAHFSNIEDLERAMETDAAERVIERATRMRESEEHREGDLAVALVCLLDDRDACRWLLGPQSLGAGKALLADHLERLYLQQILATDGMTELRARCLFDYAFEGAFGVLVRCHRQAADTRETLSVIRDLLTGTLTFPW from the coding sequence ATGAACCCCGCAATCATCAAAGCAAAAACCGCCAAGCCCCTTGACCGCCGTGCCCGACGCACGCGCCAGGCAATCAAGGAGAGCTTCGCTGCCCTGGCAGCCAACCGACCCTTCCCCGACCTCACCGTCAAGGAGGTCATGGAGCGCGCCGGCGTCAACCGCGCCACGTTCTACGCGCACTTCTCCAACATCGAGGACCTCGAGCGGGCCATGGAGACAGACGCGGCGGAGCGCGTCATCGAGCGCGCGACGCGCATGAGAGAGTCCGAGGAGCATCGCGAGGGCGACCTTGCCGTTGCCCTAGTCTGCCTGCTGGACGACCGCGACGCCTGCCGCTGGCTTCTGGGGCCGCAATCCCTCGGCGCGGGCAAAGCCCTGCTGGCCGACCACCTCGAGAGACTCTACCTACAGCAGATTCTTGCCACCGACGGCATGACCGAGCTGCGCGCCCGCTGTCTCTTTGACTACGCCTTCGAGGGCGCCTTTGGCGTCCTTGTCCGCTGCCACAGACAGGCCGCCGACACCCGCGAGACCCTCTCGGTCATCCGCGACCTTTTGACCGGCACCCTCACCTTCCCCTGGTAG
- a CDS encoding YeiH family protein — protein MKSIENLGLGTLFCLAIAVLAWIFGKQVEVVGGPVFGILIGMLLALATSGKDTSSLAPGVKFTSKYVLQAAVVLLGFGLNLSQVAKVGVTSLPVIASTITTSLVVAYVMCRALKVPGRTATLIGVGSSICGGSAIAATAPVIKADDEEVAQAISVIFLFNVIAALVFPTLGSALGLTNEGFGLFAGTAVNDTSSVTAAAAAWDGMHPGANTLDAATIVKLTRTLAIIPITLALAFWQMHQERRAGAEAASTFSLRRAFPTFVGLFVLASLATTLLALPAAVTAPLKDLSKFLIIMAMSAIGFNTNIVKLVRGGAKPIALGACCWMAIALVSLGMQHVIGIW, from the coding sequence TTGAAGAGCATCGAGAATTTGGGCCTTGGCACCCTCTTTTGCCTGGCCATAGCCGTTCTAGCGTGGATTTTTGGCAAGCAGGTCGAGGTCGTCGGAGGTCCCGTCTTTGGCATCCTCATCGGCATGCTCCTGGCCCTGGCAACCAGCGGCAAGGACACCTCAAGCCTAGCGCCCGGCGTCAAGTTCACGTCAAAGTACGTGCTTCAGGCGGCCGTCGTGCTCCTGGGCTTTGGCCTCAACCTGAGCCAGGTGGCAAAGGTCGGCGTCACGAGCCTGCCTGTCATCGCGTCCACCATCACCACGTCCCTTGTGGTTGCGTATGTTATGTGCCGTGCGCTCAAGGTGCCCGGCCGGACGGCAACGCTCATCGGCGTCGGCTCCTCCATCTGCGGAGGCTCCGCCATCGCCGCGACGGCGCCCGTCATCAAGGCCGATGACGAGGAGGTTGCGCAGGCCATCTCCGTCATCTTCCTCTTCAACGTCATTGCCGCGCTGGTCTTTCCCACGCTGGGCAGCGCGCTTGGCCTCACCAACGAGGGCTTTGGCTTGTTTGCCGGCACCGCCGTCAACGACACCTCCTCCGTCACCGCCGCGGCCGCGGCCTGGGACGGCATGCACCCCGGTGCCAACACGCTCGATGCGGCAACCATCGTCAAGCTGACGAGGACCCTGGCAATCATCCCCATCACGCTTGCGCTGGCCTTCTGGCAGATGCACCAGGAGCGACGCGCCGGGGCCGAGGCGGCCAGCACGTTCAGCCTGCGCCGCGCCTTCCCCACCTTTGTGGGCCTCTTCGTGCTGGCCAGCCTTGCGACGACGCTGCTTGCCCTGCCCGCCGCGGTGACTGCGCCGCTCAAGGACCTCTCGAAGTTCCTGATCATCATGGCCATGAGCGCCATCGGCTTCAACACCAACATCGTCAAGCTCGTGCGCGGCGGCGCAAAGCCCATCGCCCTCGGGGCGTGCTGCTGGATGGCAATCGCCCTGGTCAGCCTTGGCATGCAGCACGTCATCGGCATCTGGTAG
- a CDS encoding Wadjet anti-phage system protein JetD domain-containing protein → MARKLSLQERESINYITDVLCHALPAAQRSFAGSLASALVRVKGDQVTDADLVRATEKFGEYQSALIEVAKAKVLDRVPAVDAKGDGEAFTLRVPESLGEAASEPEDAAAEASAAGEKPAEPSEEAATEPAEKKPARRRRTRRKKAAEPEGEAEVAKAAAAEVEAAPVAEPEPQAEDAVEAVGPEPEPEAKKKSVRPGRGARAARAKAKAEAAEKAAEAKEDAKGKKAALPAAKEAPALPEAAAAAAEPEAEAVSAAGEAAPEAAPEASSAPAKEAPKKRTRRRRTKKPVEDIVVKGPEAERLLAKEAAAVEAEAAGEAVATEATTEQPPVAAETDAVANEPQAEALLAEKGDAAEVAPEVAEEPAAEPAAAEPADAPAAEVTAEPAADEQSNGRSGGRARVRGRGRRGLERRSRGDNLSDVPYVRRGGESETALREQIVQLDPRLWMNGWLLSHPGAFTLYERELRGIDAALQEGELPGDLTRRQLAYKMGGNEKFFEYGADGHKLLRAMGADDLIGHRLVPKADMLYHVPRRRKSMKILVTENLDPWLDVRDLMYEDGRSLILGERVHGVVLGGGNPVIENNRLSGLLETLGAETIEVLYWGDIDRAGLNLLQRLQAMLEGRYKVTPFMPAYRLMLERAMERYPDPDQNERTTQENVEVQDFSSMLEGLSDEQAAYFSSIIQKCGLIPQEILTKQDL, encoded by the coding sequence ATGGCAAGAAAGCTCAGCTTGCAAGAGCGAGAAAGTATCAACTACATAACCGACGTGCTGTGCCATGCCCTTCCGGCCGCGCAGCGCAGCTTTGCCGGCAGCCTGGCCTCCGCGCTCGTGCGCGTGAAGGGCGACCAGGTCACCGATGCGGACCTCGTGCGCGCGACCGAGAAGTTTGGCGAGTACCAGAGCGCGCTCATCGAGGTTGCCAAGGCCAAGGTGCTTGACCGCGTGCCGGCCGTCGACGCCAAGGGCGACGGCGAGGCGTTCACGCTGCGCGTGCCCGAGAGTCTGGGCGAGGCCGCCTCAGAGCCCGAGGACGCCGCTGCCGAGGCGTCCGCGGCTGGCGAGAAGCCCGCGGAGCCTTCCGAGGAGGCTGCCACCGAGCCGGCGGAGAAGAAGCCGGCTCGCAGGCGCAGGACGCGCAGGAAGAAGGCCGCGGAGCCCGAGGGGGAGGCCGAGGTTGCTAAGGCGGCCGCTGCCGAGGTCGAGGCCGCTCCGGTGGCGGAGCCCGAGCCGCAGGCTGAGGATGCGGTGGAGGCCGTTGGGCCTGAGCCGGAGCCGGAGGCCAAGAAGAAGTCCGTCCGCCCGGGCAGGGGAGCCCGTGCCGCGCGCGCCAAGGCAAAGGCCGAGGCCGCGGAGAAGGCCGCGGAGGCCAAGGAGGACGCGAAGGGCAAGAAGGCCGCGTTGCCGGCCGCCAAGGAGGCCCCGGCGCTGCCGGAGGCCGCTGCCGCAGCGGCCGAGCCTGAGGCTGAGGCCGTAAGCGCGGCTGGGGAGGCCGCGCCCGAGGCGGCGCCTGAGGCGTCTTCCGCTCCCGCCAAGGAGGCTCCTAAGAAGCGCACGCGCCGCCGCAGGACCAAGAAGCCCGTTGAGGACATCGTGGTGAAGGGCCCCGAGGCCGAGCGGCTCCTGGCCAAGGAGGCTGCCGCGGTGGAAGCCGAGGCTGCTGGCGAGGCCGTTGCCACGGAGGCCACCACGGAGCAGCCCCCCGTTGCCGCGGAGACCGACGCCGTGGCCAACGAGCCGCAGGCAGAGGCACTTCTCGCCGAGAAGGGCGATGCTGCAGAGGTGGCGCCTGAGGTTGCTGAGGAGCCCGCGGCCGAGCCTGCCGCGGCCGAGCCTGCCGACGCTCCTGCCGCCGAGGTCACTGCCGAGCCCGCCGCCGACGAGCAGTCCAACGGCAGGTCGGGCGGGCGTGCCCGCGTGCGCGGCCGCGGCCGTCGCGGGCTTGAGCGCAGGTCTCGCGGAGACAACCTCTCCGACGTGCCGTACGTGCGTCGCGGCGGTGAGTCCGAGACCGCCCTGCGCGAGCAGATCGTGCAGCTTGACCCTCGCCTGTGGATGAACGGCTGGCTGCTCTCGCACCCCGGCGCCTTCACCCTCTACGAGCGCGAGCTGCGCGGCATCGATGCGGCGCTCCAGGAGGGCGAGCTTCCGGGAGACCTCACGCGGCGTCAGCTGGCGTACAAGATGGGCGGCAACGAGAAGTTCTTTGAGTACGGCGCGGACGGCCACAAGCTTCTGCGCGCCATGGGCGCCGACGACCTCATCGGCCATCGCCTGGTTCCCAAGGCCGACATGCTCTACCACGTGCCGCGTCGCCGCAAGAGCATGAAGATCCTGGTGACCGAGAACCTCGACCCCTGGCTTGACGTGCGCGACCTCATGTACGAGGACGGCCGCTCCCTCATCCTGGGCGAGCGCGTGCACGGCGTGGTGTTGGGCGGCGGCAACCCCGTCATAGAGAACAACCGCCTGTCCGGCCTTCTGGAGACCCTGGGCGCGGAGACCATAGAGGTCCTGTACTGGGGCGACATCGACCGCGCGGGCCTCAACCTGCTGCAACGCCTGCAGGCAATGCTCGAGGGCCGCTACAAGGTGACGCCGTTCATGCCCGCGTACCGCCTCATGCTGGAGCGCGCCATGGAGCGCTACCCGGACCCGGACCAGAACGAGCGCACCACGCAGGAGAACGTCGAGGTCCAGGACTTCTCCTCCATGCTGGAGGGCCTGAGCGACGAGCAGGCCGCGTACTTCTCGTCCATCATCCAGAAGTGCGGCCTCATCCCCCAAGAGATCCTCACCAAGCAGGACCTGTAA
- the tsaE gene encoding tRNA (adenosine(37)-N6)-threonylcarbamoyltransferase complex ATPase subunit type 1 TsaE, translating to MAPVRRTADELSVVTRSQPQTVAVGRALGECLAEGDVLVLTGDLGAGKTQLTKGMAAGLGITDDVTSPTFTIEMVYEGGRLPLYHFDLYRLDDPDQLEDTGLFDVLGADGVCSIEWGEQFADEIGPQRMDVYVTRLDDDAEPGQEPAREVCLVAHDARGRELLDALERALS from the coding sequence ATGGCCCCGGTGCGCCGGACGGCCGACGAGCTCAGCGTGGTGACGCGCTCGCAGCCCCAGACGGTGGCCGTGGGCCGCGCTCTGGGCGAGTGCCTTGCCGAGGGCGACGTGCTGGTGCTGACGGGTGACCTGGGAGCCGGAAAGACGCAGCTCACCAAGGGCATGGCCGCCGGCCTTGGCATCACGGACGACGTGACGAGCCCCACCTTCACCATCGAGATGGTCTACGAGGGTGGCCGCCTGCCGCTCTACCACTTTGACCTCTACCGCCTTGACGACCCCGACCAGCTGGAGGACACCGGCCTGTTTGACGTGCTTGGCGCGGACGGCGTGTGCTCCATCGAGTGGGGAGAGCAGTTTGCGGATGAGATCGGGCCGCAGCGCATGGACGTCTACGTGACGCGCCTGGACGACGATGCCGAGCCCGGCCAGGAGCCGGCACGCGAGGTTTGCCTGGTGGCGCATGACGCGCGCGGCCGCGAGCTGCTCGACGCGCTGGAGAGGGCTCTGTCATAA
- a CDS encoding uracil-DNA glycosylase — translation MSVMHIPGHEHQGPREVSLQEIRDLMGNCQLCPLGQTRTNLVFGVGNPHARVMFVGEGPGRNEDLQGEPFVGAAGHKLDELLSYAGLTRKEVYIANVIKCRPPSNRNPRPEEIQACSPFLREQIRSIWPDVIVCLGNFASQFVLRTGAGVMSLRGRLHQTGHFVVCPTFHPAACLYHQEWEPLLIEDLTLVGNWLKEHPAKEDAHE, via the coding sequence ATGTCGGTGATGCACATCCCAGGTCACGAGCACCAGGGGCCTCGCGAGGTCTCCCTCCAGGAGATTCGTGACCTGATGGGCAACTGCCAGCTGTGTCCCCTCGGCCAGACGCGCACCAACCTCGTGTTTGGCGTGGGCAACCCGCATGCCCGCGTCATGTTCGTGGGGGAGGGGCCCGGGCGCAACGAGGACCTCCAGGGCGAGCCCTTCGTCGGGGCGGCCGGCCACAAGCTGGACGAGCTTCTGTCCTACGCGGGCCTCACGCGCAAGGAGGTCTACATCGCCAACGTCATCAAGTGCCGCCCGCCGTCAAACCGCAACCCCCGGCCGGAGGAGATCCAGGCGTGCTCTCCCTTCCTGCGCGAGCAGATCAGGAGCATCTGGCCTGACGTCATCGTCTGCCTGGGGAACTTTGCGTCGCAGTTTGTGCTGCGCACCGGCGCCGGCGTCATGAGCCTGCGAGGCCGCCTGCACCAGACCGGCCACTTTGTGGTGTGCCCGACGTTTCACCCGGCCGCCTGCCTCTACCACCAGGAGTGGGAGCCGCTGCTCATTGAGGACCTGACCCTCGTGGGCAACTGGCTCAAGGAACACCCCGCCAAGGAGGACGCACATGAGTGA
- the alr gene encoding alanine racemase, translating to MDKVKCPDTRWSWVEVNLSALRRNTQAFKRQLERGVQMMCVVKADAYGHGAIQCVKTMQQAGASQLAVATVEEGVALRQAGVQMPILILSEPPAECVGTLVEYDLMPSVYTADFALALGEAAAAADRVARYHLAIDTGMTRIGVRRQDVVELRRTIDFHRGLECAGTFTHFATADVLDDWDFALQLNRFNEAVAALRGAGLSTGLVHCDNTPGTVLHPECHYDMCRVGIGLYGLQPAETTVPRIELEPVMSVRGRVTRVVYPQVGDGVGYGMTYRVPKQNIQIATVPVGYADGLARELSNNMDVLVNGRRARQVGNICMDQFMLAVDVNSTRSYKPTGPVEAGDVVTLIGADGDERITADEMAAQRRTINYEVVCDFGMRLQKIYT from the coding sequence ATGGACAAGGTCAAGTGCCCGGACACGCGTTGGTCGTGGGTTGAGGTCAACCTGTCCGCGCTGAGGCGCAACACGCAGGCGTTCAAGCGCCAGCTGGAGCGTGGCGTCCAGATGATGTGCGTGGTCAAGGCGGACGCCTACGGCCACGGTGCCATCCAGTGCGTCAAGACCATGCAGCAGGCCGGCGCAAGCCAGCTTGCTGTGGCAACCGTCGAGGAGGGCGTGGCGCTTCGCCAGGCCGGGGTGCAGATGCCCATCCTCATCCTCTCCGAGCCGCCGGCGGAGTGCGTGGGCACGCTCGTGGAGTACGACCTCATGCCCTCCGTCTACACGGCCGACTTTGCCCTGGCGCTGGGCGAGGCCGCCGCGGCGGCAGACCGGGTGGCCCGCTACCACCTGGCCATAGACACGGGCATGACGCGCATCGGCGTGCGCAGGCAGGACGTGGTGGAGCTCCGCCGCACCATCGACTTCCACCGCGGCCTTGAGTGCGCCGGCACGTTCACGCACTTTGCCACGGCCGACGTCCTGGACGACTGGGACTTTGCCCTGCAGCTCAACCGCTTCAACGAGGCGGTTGCGGCGCTGCGCGGCGCGGGCCTCTCCACGGGCCTCGTGCACTGCGACAACACGCCCGGCACGGTGCTCCACCCGGAGTGCCACTACGACATGTGCCGCGTGGGCATTGGCCTCTACGGCCTCCAGCCTGCGGAGACCACGGTCCCGCGCATTGAGCTGGAGCCGGTCATGAGCGTGCGCGGACGCGTGACGCGCGTGGTGTACCCGCAGGTGGGAGACGGCGTGGGCTACGGCATGACCTACCGCGTGCCCAAGCAGAACATCCAGATAGCCACCGTGCCGGTGGGCTACGCGGACGGCCTGGCCCGCGAGCTCTCCAACAACATGGACGTACTTGTCAACGGCAGGCGTGCCCGTCAGGTGGGCAACATCTGCATGGACCAGTTCATGCTGGCGGTGGATGTCAACAGCACGCGCAGCTACAAGCCCACCGGCCCCGTGGAAGCCGGCGACGTGGTCACGCTCATTGGCGCCGACGGTGACGAGCGCATCACCGCCGACGAGATGGCGGCCCAGCGCCGCACCATCAACTACGAGGTGGTCTGCGACTTTGGCATGCGCCTGCAGAAGATCTACACCTAG